The DNA segment CCCGGGGGCGGCCCCCGCCGTGTCCACGGCGGCACAGCAGACCATCGCCGCGACGTGGTCGACGAGCAGGTCGATCCCGGTACGGGGCGGCTGCAGCGGGAAGAGGGGGAGGGGGTCGGGGCCCCAGGGGGCGAGAAGGTCCTCGCGGGCGGGATGGTGGGCGGGGGCCGTGGAGCCGGTGGGGGCGCTCGGGGTGGGGGCGCTCGGAGTGGGGACGCTCGGGGTGGGGGCGCTCGCGCCGGAGTGCGCCTCCGCGCTGTGCGCGTCCGTACCGGCGTGCACGGCGTGGCCGTGAGCCCCCTCCGCGCTGTGGGCTCCGGCGTGCGCGGGCGCGTCCGCGCCGGTGGGGGCGCCGTGTACGGGGGCGTCTTGTACGGGGGCGCTCTGCACGGGGGCGTCCTGTACCGGGGCAGCGGCCGCGGGAGCACCGGGCCGGGGCGTACCGGGCCCGTCCGCTCCCCTGGCTCCCGCCCGGTCCGCCGCCTCCTCGCGGGCCAGTGCCGCGGTGATCCCGGCCGCCAGCGCCTCGCCACCGCTCTCCGCCGCCTCCAGGTGGTCGACGACGCGGGCCAGCGTGGGCACTCCGTCGTCGCCCAGGGCGTCCAGGACCCGGTGCAGACGGGCCGCCTCGGAGCGCCACTTCCGGTCGACCACCTCGTCCGGGTACTGCTGCCAGTCCACCGGCGCCCAGTCGGCGCCCACCCCGGCGGGGCCGCCGTGGAACAGCCGGGCCGCCAGCAGGGAGACCGCCTCGTCGGCCGCGCCGGGCTCCTCCAGGAGGTCGCAGGCGGGGCGCTCGCCGAGCCGGGAGGCGTACCCCTCGGCCAGCCGGTCGCGGCGGGACAGCTCGGTGAGAGCGCAGACGACGCCCGCGTCCAGCTGCGAGGGCCAGCGGCCCATCCGCCAGGCGGGCAGCGCGACCCGGGTGAGCAGCCGGTCCCAGCCGGCGTAGGCGAGGCCGACCTGCTCCTGCGCGACGATCCGCACCCCGTAGTCCACCGCCTGGGCGCGCGTGGAGGCGGCGGCGGCCACACCCCGCTCCATCTCGGCGGCGTGGCCGCGGCAGCTGCGCAGCAGCATCCGGGCGATCCGGCCGACGAAGGCGCGCGGCAGCCGCAGCACCCGGCCCACCGGCCCCCGGCCGGGGGCGGCCGCGTCCGCGACGGCCCCGTCGAGGCCCCGGACGAAGCGCCGGGCGGCGGCTATGTCGGGATGGGCGGACGAGCTCGTACCCGCGACGACCGGGGCGAGGACCGCGCGCAGCTCGCCGACCCGCATCCACCACAGGAACGGCGACCCGATGACCAGCACCGGGGCCGCCTCGGCGCGCCCGGCGGAGCCACCGCCCGCCGGGCGGGCGCGGTCCTCCAGCCAGCTGTCGCAGTCGGGCGTGAGCGCTATCGCGGCGGGCGCGGGCACGTCGAGCCGGTCCGCGAGCTCACGGACCAGGCGGTAGAGGTCGGGGGCCGCCGTCTCGCTCAGCGGGACGGTCGGGCTGACCGCAGGTTTCGCCCGCGCGACCGCGATCGCGACGGCTGCCGCGATCAGCAGGACGACGAGCGCGCAGGCGGCCACCGCCCAGCGGGCCGCGTCCCAGCCGTCGCCGCTCGCGAATCCCCGCGCCCCGGCGGCGAACAGCACCGCGGCCAGCGCCGCGGGCAGCAGCGCGGCCGCCGTCGCCCTGCCGCGAATGCGCAGCAGGGCGAGCGCCCGGACCCGCGCCGCACGCGCGCCCGGCTCCTCACCCGTACCGGTACCGGACATGGCTGGACCTCACCCCCTCTGCCCCCACGGCGGTGTTGCTCACTCCCCCACTGTGGCACCGGCCCCTGACATCGCAATGCCGGTGGGCCAAGTGCCGGAACGCCTGCGCCGCACCCTAGTTGGGGGTGCGGCGGGCGTCATCCGGATGGCTCAGCCGTCACTCGATGGAATGGCTTTGGGCAAAGGTGTTGAGGTGTGGGGGGCCTACGGGGTACGGGGGCGAGGCCCTCGTTTTTGGCCGGATCAGGCCCGTGCGGTTGCCGCGTCCTCGGCGGCCTTGCGGGCGATGTCCGTACGCAGCTGGGAGCCCTCCAGCCGAATCCTGGCCGCCGCCGCGTAGGCGCGCTCGCGGGCGCCCGCGAGGTCCTCGGCCGTCGCCGTCACGGACAGCACCCGGCCGCCCGCGCTGACGACCGCGTCGCCCTCGCGGCGGGTGCCGGCGTGCAGGACGTACGCGTGCGGGGCGTCCTGCGCCGCGACCTCGTCGAGCCCCTCGATCGCATCACCCGTACGGGGAGTCCCCGGATAGTTGTGCGAGGCGATGACCACGGTGACGGCCGCCTCCTCGCTCCACCGCAGCGGAGGCAGCTGGTCCAGGGAGCCGTTGGCGGACGCGAGCAGCACGCCGGCCAGCGGCGTCTTCAGGCGCGCCAGGACGACCTGGGTTTCCGGGTCGCCGAACCGGGCGTTGAACTCGATGACCCGTACACCGCGCGAGGTGATCGCGAGGCCCGCGTACAGCAGCCCCGAGAAGGGCGTACCGCGCCGGCGCAGCTCGTCGACGGTCGGCTGGAGCACCGACTCCAGGACCTCGTCCACCAGCTTGGGGTCGGCCCACGGCAGCGGGGAGTACGCGCCCATGCCGCCGGTGTTCGGGCCCTCGTCGCCGTCGAGCGCGCGCTTGAAGTCCTGGGCGGGCTGGAGCGGCAGCACGGTAGTGCCGTCCGTGATCGCGAAGAGGCTCACCTCGGGGCCGTCGAGGAACTCCTCGATGACCACCCGGTCGCAGGCGAGCGCGTGGGCGCGGGCCGCCTCGACGTCCTCGGTGACGACGACGCCCTTGCCGGCGGCCAGCCCGTCGTCCTTGACGACGTACGGCGCGCCGAAGGCGTCGAGGGCGGCGTCGATCTCGGCGGGCGTGGAGCACACGTAGCTGCGGGCGGTCGGTACGCCCGCGCCGGCCATGACGTCCTTCGCGAACGCCTTCGAGCCCTCCAGCCGGGCGGCCTCGCCGGACGGGCCGAAGCAGGCGATGCCGGCGGCGCGCACGGCGTCGGCGACCCCGGCGACGAGGGGCGCCTCCGGGCCGACGACCACCAGATCGGCACCCAGCTCGGTGGCGAGGTGCGCGACGGCAGCGCCGTCGAGGGCGTCGACCTGGTGCAGTTCGGCCACCTCTGCGATACCGGCGTTGCCGGGGGCGCAGTACAGGTCGGTGACCTCGGGGTCGAGGGACAGAGAGCGGCACAGGGCATGTTCGCGGGCGCCGCCGCCGATGACGAGGACCTTCACGGGGTGCAGCCTAGCCGCCGGGACGCGCGGGCCCGGACGGCCGCCGATCCGTGGACACGGGGGCGCGTGCCGCGCCGGGGGCGGGGGCGGCACGTCGGGGCGCCGGGTGTCAGGTGCCCGGCGTCAGGTTCCGGAGTCCGGCGTTCGGCGTTCGGCGCCAGGTTCCGGTGTCCGGTGTCCGGCGTTCGGCGTTCGGCGTTCGGCGTTCGGCGTTCGGCGTTCGGAAGGGTGTCGGTGCCGGCGGGCTATTCGTTCGTGTACTCCTCCACCACCGTGGCCCCCAGCTCGCGGACGATCAGCTCGTGCCCGGAGAGCGCGGAGTCGACCAGGTCGGGGTCGTCGGCCTCCGGGATGTCGTCCTCGGGCGCCACGGCCCTGGGCGGCTCGGGAGCGGCGGCGGCCGGCGGCGGCCCGGCCGGGGCCCCGGAGCCGCCCGGCTGCGGCGGGGCGGCGGGAGGCTGGGCGGGGGCGGGCCGCTGCTCGTACGACTGCGGCGCGGGGGCGGCGGGCCGCTGCGGGGCGGGCGGCGGAGTGTACGGGCGCTGCCCCCCGGACGGCGGCGGCGCGGGCTGCCCGCCGCCGGACGGGTCCACGATGGCCTCGATCTTCCACTGCGCGTTGAACCGCTCGGCCAGGGCCTGCCGCAGCACGTCCTCGCTGCCGCTGCTCGCGAAGTTGTCCCGCGCTCCGGCGTTGAGGAAGCCGATCTGCAGGGTGCTGCCGTCGAACCCGGTGACCTGGGCGTTCTGGCTGAGAAGGATCCACGTGAAACGTCGGCGGTTCTTCACCGCCTCCAGGATGTCGGGCCACATGTTGCGCACCTGCCCCGCGCCCTGCGCCATGCCCGGCGCGGTCTCGGGGGAGGTGGCGGGGGCGCTCTGCGGCGCGGGGACGGGCGCGGCCGGGGCGGGCGTGGGCGCCGGGGCGGGGCCCCTGCCGGGCGCGGCGGCGGTGGGCCAGCCGCCGGGGCGGCGTCCCTGGTCGGCGGCGGGCGCGGGCGCGGAGGCCGCGGCGGGCCACGCCCCGGGCCGCTGCCCGGAGCCGGGCGCATCGGCGGGGGGCGGGGTGGGCGCGGGGGCTGCGGGCGGGGCCTGCGGGTCGGCCGGAGCCTGCGTGTACGGGGCGGGGGGCTCCGGGGCCTGCGCGGCGGCCGGGGCGGGGGGCTGCTGCCCGTACGGGGCCTGCGGCGCGGGCGCGTCCCCCCGGACGGCGGCGCGCGCGGCGGCGGGCCCGGCGCCCGGCTGCGGGGCGGCGGGGGCCGGTGCGTGGGCGAGGGCCTCGGGGCCGGGGACGTACCCCATGGCGGGACCGGGGCCGGTGGTGGCGAAGGAGGCGCCCCGTTCCAGCCGGTCGAGCCGGGCCTGGAGCGAGCGCTCGTCGTCGAAGGCGGCGGGCAGCAGGACCCGGGCGCAGATCAGCTCGACCTGGAGGCGCGGCGAGGTCGCGCCGCGCATCTCCGTGAGCCCCTGGTTGACCAGGTCGGCGGCGCGGCTCAGCTCGGCGGCCCCGAACACGGACGCCTGGGCCTGCATCCGCTCCACGACGTCGGCGGGCGCGTCGATCAGCCCCTTCTCCCCGGCGTCGGGGACGGCGGCGAGGATCACCAGGTCGCGCAGCCGCTCCAGCAGGTCGGCGACGAAGCGGCGCGGATCGTTGCCGCCCTCGATGACCCGGTCCACGACCTCGAAGGCGGCGGCCCCGTCGCCCGCCGCGAAGGCGTCGACGACGGAGTCGAGCAGGGAGCCGTCCGTATAACCGAGGAGGGCCGTCGCCATGGCGTACGTCACACCCTCGTCGCCCGCGCCGGCGAGCAGCTGGTCCATGACGGACATCGAGTCACGTACGGACCCGGCACCGGCCCGTACGACGAGCGGCAGGACGCCCTCGTCGACGTGGCTGTTCTCCCGGCCGCAGACCTCGGCGAGGTAGTCGCGCAGCGTCCCCGGCGGCACCAGCCGGAAGGGGTAGTGGTGGGTGCGCGAACGGATGGTGCCGATGACCTTCTCGGGCTCCGTGGTCGCGAAGATGAACTTCAGATGCTCCGGGGGCTCCTCCACCACCTTCAGCAGGGCGTTGAACCCCGCCGAGGTCACCATGTGGGCCTCGTCGATGATGTAGATCTTGTAACGACTGGAGGCCGGCCCGAAGAACGCCTTCTCGCGCAGATCACGGGCGTCGTCCACGCCACCGTGCGAAGCGGCGTCGATCTCGATGACGTCGATCGACCCCGGCCCGTTGCGCGCGAGGTCCCGGCAGGACTGGCACTCGCCGCAGGGAGTGGGCGTGGGCCCCTGCTCGCAGTTCAGGCAGCGGGCGAGGATGCGCGCACTCGTCGTCTTGCCGCAGCCCCGCGGGCCGCTGAACAGGTACGCGTGATTGACCCGGTTGTTCCGCAGGGCCTGCTGGAGCGGGTCAGTGACATGCTCCTGACCGATGACCTCGGCGAACGACTCGGGGCGGTAGCGGCGGTACAGCGCAAGGGACGACACACCTACGAGGTTATCGGGGCGCACTGACAACCCCACCCGCGCCCGAACACGCAAGGGCCCCCCACGCACCCGCCAGAGCCAACCTACCCTTGCTGCCTTCCGGCCCTGGGGGAGTTCAGTCAGATAGCGCCACGTGAGGGGCTGACGCCCACCTTAACCGATCCCCACCCCCACAAGTCCACCTCCCCCACCTCCCCGAACCCCCTCCAGCACCTCCCCGCGGATCGGGTTCGCGAGCACTCCCCAACGTCTTGTATTGTTTGCGGCGGAGGATTCGCCTAGTGGCCTAGGGCGCACGCTTGGAAAGCGTGTTGGGGGCAACCCCTCACGAGTTCGAATCTCGTATCCTCCGCCAGATGGGCCCCGACCTGCGACTATGCGGGTCGGGGCCCTCTCTGTTGGTGCAGCGACTCTCACGTCCAGACGCCGCTGGCCAAGACGCTTGGGTTACAGGCACTTGGTTAGCGGCTCTCAGAGAGGGTCCACCCCATGGCCACAGCAGCCAGGCAGTACAAGAGCCCCTTGAGGGCACAGACACGCTCCTCCGCCCCTGCCAGTCCTCCCCCGGCAGCAGTCCCCCTCCGTGCCCTCAACGGCAGCCAGGACGCCAGGACGGCCCTTGTGGCAGAGCTTGAGCTACACCTGTCCACGACCACGAACAGGAAGGGCAGGCCGTACCAGAGGCGCACCATCAACGCCTACAAGTTCGCAGCCGTTCAGCTTCACCACTGGATGACTGCTGCTGGCATTGAGGGGGACTTCACCGAGTGCGATGTCTCCACCCTTAACCGGTACTTCCGCTGGTACTACGAGGAACACGACGTGCCCAAGTCTCAGGACGGGAAGGGTGGGTACACAGGCGGAACCAATACCGCACAGAGAAACCTGCGGGCGCTGTTCCTGTACCTGGCAGAGGAGTACGAGCACCCAGACCCGTACCTGAGTCCCAAGCTCCAGAAGTACGCCACTCCTC comes from the Streptomyces sp. NBC_00525 genome and includes:
- the purD gene encoding phosphoribosylamine--glycine ligase; this translates as MKVLVIGGGAREHALCRSLSLDPEVTDLYCAPGNAGIAEVAELHQVDALDGAAVAHLATELGADLVVVGPEAPLVAGVADAVRAAGIACFGPSGEAARLEGSKAFAKDVMAGAGVPTARSYVCSTPAEIDAALDAFGAPYVVKDDGLAAGKGVVVTEDVEAARAHALACDRVVIEEFLDGPEVSLFAITDGTTVLPLQPAQDFKRALDGDEGPNTGGMGAYSPLPWADPKLVDEVLESVLQPTVDELRRRGTPFSGLLYAGLAITSRGVRVIEFNARFGDPETQVVLARLKTPLAGVLLASANGSLDQLPPLRWSEEAAVTVVIASHNYPGTPRTGDAIEGLDEVAAQDAPHAYVLHAGTRREGDAVVSAGGRVLSVTATAEDLAGARERAYAAAARIRLEGSQLRTDIARKAAEDAATARA
- a CDS encoding DNA polymerase III subunit gamma and tau, with product MSSLALYRRYRPESFAEVIGQEHVTDPLQQALRNNRVNHAYLFSGPRGCGKTTSARILARCLNCEQGPTPTPCGECQSCRDLARNGPGSIDVIEIDAASHGGVDDARDLREKAFFGPASSRYKIYIIDEAHMVTSAGFNALLKVVEEPPEHLKFIFATTEPEKVIGTIRSRTHHYPFRLVPPGTLRDYLAEVCGRENSHVDEGVLPLVVRAGAGSVRDSMSVMDQLLAGAGDEGVTYAMATALLGYTDGSLLDSVVDAFAAGDGAAAFEVVDRVIEGGNDPRRFVADLLERLRDLVILAAVPDAGEKGLIDAPADVVERMQAQASVFGAAELSRAADLVNQGLTEMRGATSPRLQVELICARVLLPAAFDDERSLQARLDRLERGASFATTGPGPAMGYVPGPEALAHAPAPAAPQPGAGPAAARAAVRGDAPAPQAPYGQQPPAPAAAQAPEPPAPYTQAPADPQAPPAAPAPTPPPADAPGSGQRPGAWPAAASAPAPAADQGRRPGGWPTAAAPGRGPAPAPTPAPAAPVPAPQSAPATSPETAPGMAQGAGQVRNMWPDILEAVKNRRRFTWILLSQNAQVTGFDGSTLQIGFLNAGARDNFASSGSEDVLRQALAERFNAQWKIEAIVDPSGGGQPAPPPSGGQRPYTPPPAPQRPAAPAPQSYEQRPAPAQPPAAPPQPGGSGAPAGPPPAAAAPEPPRAVAPEDDIPEADDPDLVDSALSGHELIVRELGATVVEEYTNE